The Echinicola rosea genome has a segment encoding these proteins:
- a CDS encoding nucleoside phosphorylase: MTKVIPASELIINPDGSIYHLNLKPEFLASSVITVGDPERVAKISQYFDHIEVKVAKREFVTHTGTYKGKRLSVMSTGMGTDNIEIFMTELDALVNIDLHTRKIKPKHTALKIVRVGTSGSMRKEIPAGALVASNFAVGLDTLMQYYAADFSQKELAIGNAVQQSLGLGFRPYCFEGSKPLLERLCTNDTILGNTATCPGFFGPQGREVRLKPAIPDIIERLAAIDVEGVQLTNFEMETAGYYAMGKMLGHEVLSLNAIVANRITQEFVDDPSEVVERLIHHTLENI, translated from the coding sequence ATGACAAAGGTAATTCCAGCATCTGAACTTATTATTAATCCTGATGGAAGCATCTATCATTTAAACTTGAAGCCAGAATTTCTGGCTTCAAGTGTTATTACAGTAGGTGATCCTGAGCGCGTGGCCAAAATTTCGCAGTACTTTGATCACATAGAGGTTAAAGTAGCCAAGCGAGAGTTTGTCACCCACACGGGTACGTACAAGGGGAAAAGACTCTCTGTGATGAGTACCGGAATGGGCACGGATAATATTGAAATTTTTATGACGGAATTAGATGCGTTGGTCAATATTGACCTACACACACGTAAGATCAAGCCCAAGCATACGGCTCTCAAGATTGTCCGCGTAGGCACATCAGGAAGCATGCGTAAAGAGATCCCTGCAGGAGCATTGGTTGCTTCTAACTTTGCAGTGGGCTTGGATACCCTAATGCAATATTATGCTGCTGACTTTAGCCAAAAAGAACTGGCCATTGGGAATGCTGTTCAGCAATCACTGGGATTAGGATTCCGTCCTTATTGTTTTGAAGGTTCTAAACCACTACTTGAAAGGTTATGTACAAACGATACGATACTGGGAAATACCGCTACTTGCCCAGGATTTTTCGGCCCGCAGGGAAGAGAAGTTCGGCTCAAGCCTGCCATCCCAGACATTATCGAGCGGCTGGCAGCTATTGATGTGGAAGGCGTCCAACTCACCAATTTTGAGATGGAAACAGCCGGGTATTATGCTATGGGAAAAATGCTCGGACATGAGGTTCTCAGCCTCAATGCCATCGTAGCCAACCGTATTACGCAGGAATTTGTGGATGATCCAAGCGAAGTAGTGGAACGGCTGATCCACCATACGTTGGAAAATATTTAG
- the pyrF gene encoding orotidine-5'-phosphate decarboxylase, which yields MDKKTLFGNIQKKASFLCVGLDTDLGRIPQHLLKEDDPIFAFNKEIIDKTADFAVAYKPNIAFYEALGPKGWESLQKTLEYIPKDIFTIADAKRGDIGNTSMLYAKAFFEQMDFDSITVAPYMGKDSVGPFLEFEGKWVILLALTSNEGSKDFQVLETSGRKPLFQQVLEKSQQWGTDDNLMYVVGATRGERIAEVRKYAPEHFFLVPGVGAQGGSLEEVAKYGMNTTCGLLVNSSRGIIYASEGKDFGDQARLEAEKLQKEMAKLLERYC from the coding sequence ATGGATAAGAAAACCCTATTTGGCAATATTCAGAAAAAAGCATCATTTCTATGCGTTGGCTTGGATACTGACTTGGGAAGGATTCCCCAGCACCTCTTAAAAGAAGATGATCCGATCTTTGCATTCAACAAAGAGATCATCGACAAAACTGCTGATTTTGCAGTGGCCTACAAACCCAACATTGCTTTTTATGAAGCCCTAGGGCCAAAAGGTTGGGAAAGCCTTCAAAAGACCCTGGAATACATTCCAAAGGACATCTTTACCATTGCTGATGCCAAAAGAGGCGATATTGGCAATACGTCTATGTTGTATGCCAAGGCATTTTTTGAACAGATGGATTTTGATTCTATTACGGTGGCGCCTTACATGGGTAAGGACAGCGTAGGGCCTTTTTTGGAATTTGAAGGGAAGTGGGTGATCCTTTTGGCGTTGACCTCCAATGAGGGAAGCAAGGATTTTCAGGTGCTGGAAACAAGTGGAAGAAAACCGCTATTTCAACAAGTACTGGAAAAAAGCCAACAGTGGGGAACTGATGATAACCTCATGTATGTGGTAGGAGCTACTCGCGGAGAGCGGATTGCAGAAGTGCGAAAATATGCCCCAGAACATTTCTTTTTGGTTCCTGGCGTGGGGGCTCAGGGAGGAAGTCTTGAAGAAGTGGCCAAATACGGCATGAACACCACCTGCGGTCTTTTGGTCAATTCCTCTCGTGGAATCATCTACGCCTCTGAAGGCAAGGATTTTGGAGATCAAGCAAGGTTAGAGGCCGAAAAACTTCAGAAGGAAATGGCCAAGCTCTTGGAGCGGTACTGCTGA
- a CDS encoding acetyltransferase, with amino-acid sequence MEKPVIILGAKGIAQPALEIFNSNEVTVYGFLDEDESLHGTEINVVPVLGNPEDDGYLKLIGKKSEAFVAVDDNEYRQFLVKLLNERRKTQPINAIHKTANISSDAIIGHGNFINARVHIGTGAEVGSHGIFHTGAIIDHGAKLDDFVQVGAGAVINSGVTIKKGAFIGSGVTVVSGVKIGANARVGAGSVVIADVEEEATVFGNPAVAMNK; translated from the coding sequence ATGGAAAAACCAGTAATAATATTAGGCGCAAAAGGCATTGCACAGCCAGCTTTAGAAATATTCAATAGTAATGAAGTGACAGTGTATGGCTTTTTGGATGAGGATGAAAGTCTCCACGGCACGGAGATCAATGTGGTGCCTGTATTGGGAAATCCAGAAGATGATGGTTACCTGAAGCTTATCGGTAAAAAATCGGAAGCTTTTGTAGCCGTTGATGACAATGAATACAGACAGTTTCTGGTAAAATTGCTCAACGAGAGAAGGAAAACCCAGCCGATCAATGCTATTCATAAAACTGCCAATATTTCCTCTGATGCGATCATTGGCCACGGTAATTTTATCAATGCCCGTGTACATATCGGTACTGGTGCGGAGGTAGGCAGCCATGGAATATTTCACACAGGAGCAATCATAGACCATGGAGCCAAACTCGATGATTTTGTCCAAGTCGGTGCCGGTGCAGTCATCAACTCAGGCGTAACCATCAAAAAGGGAGCCTTCATAGGTTCAGGCGTAACAGTAGTTTCTGGTGTGAAGATCGGGGCAAATGCACGTGTAGGTGCAGGATCTGTCGTGATTGCAGACGTGGAAGAAGAGGCCACCGTATTCGGTAATCCTGCCGTAGCCATGAACAAATAG
- a CDS encoding LolA family protein gives MLKKIILLGLLIGCLQTNLWAQKDPDAKALLDQMSERYQSLDGLKATFEYYYYNDLDGASQRSTGEVAVNGNRYKLVLPDQEVYNDGKTVWTFIKSNNYQEVTVNTVSKDTDELTPSSIYNLYKKGYDYELKGEKIQNGKKAQKILLTAENSKAQFQKIILFVDKANKDLLAWEVSDSDGGTFKYEFNEVDTDVNLGLSFFTFDPNKHPGVEVIDLR, from the coding sequence ATGTTGAAAAAGATTATACTACTCGGTCTGCTTATAGGCTGTTTACAGACCAATTTATGGGCACAAAAAGATCCTGATGCTAAGGCGTTGCTGGATCAGATGAGTGAGCGATATCAGTCTCTAGACGGGCTAAAAGCCACCTTTGAATATTATTATTACAATGACCTGGATGGAGCCAGTCAGCGCAGCACTGGTGAAGTGGCCGTCAATGGCAACCGATACAAGTTAGTTCTGCCGGACCAAGAGGTTTATAATGATGGCAAAACGGTCTGGACTTTTATTAAATCCAATAATTATCAGGAAGTCACCGTCAATACCGTCAGTAAAGACACGGACGAGCTCACCCCATCCAGTATCTACAACCTGTACAAAAAAGGCTATGATTACGAATTAAAAGGCGAGAAAATTCAAAATGGCAAGAAAGCCCAAAAAATCTTGCTGACTGCCGAAAATTCCAAGGCACAATTTCAAAAGATCATTCTATTTGTGGATAAGGCCAATAAAGATTTGCTCGCATGGGAAGTATCGGATAGTGACGGGGGAACATTCAAGTACGAGTTTAACGAGGTGGATACTGATGTCAATTTAGGATTATCCTTTTTCACATTTGACCCAAACAAACATCCCGGCGTGGAAGTCATTGACTTACGTTAG
- a CDS encoding flavin-containing monooxygenase, whose protein sequence is MKEIEYVIIGAGQCGLSAGRHLQKANKEFIILDQHLEVGDSWRNRYESLKLFTPAAYCQLPDLKMALPPNVRPTKNQLADYFSRYASHFDLPVHTNNRVTEISRQAETFLVKTTFEQIRAKKVIIANGMCQKSFIPEWADKLNIPYIHSSQYRTPISVKGKKVLVVGGGNSAAQIIGDLTNYFDIHWSTLRKPKMRSLIVFGKNILWWGDKFNRLEKPLKEKRIKRQEPVYLFDDLKKKIKKAKKQPEVIGAGSNQVTFSNQTTEQFEFVLFATGFIPDYSFINIEGFENDMDVLRKQHGVSKIPGLYFLGIPFQRSRSSHLIYGGQRDAEFIVRHASNSD, encoded by the coding sequence ATGAAAGAAATAGAGTACGTAATCATTGGTGCTGGGCAGTGTGGTTTGTCAGCCGGAAGACATTTGCAAAAAGCAAATAAGGAATTCATCATTTTGGACCAACACCTTGAAGTAGGGGATTCTTGGCGAAATCGGTATGAATCCCTTAAGCTGTTTACTCCTGCTGCGTACTGTCAATTACCTGATTTAAAGATGGCTTTGCCGCCTAACGTGCGGCCTACAAAAAATCAACTTGCGGATTACTTTTCTCGTTACGCTAGCCATTTTGACCTTCCTGTTCATACCAATAATAGGGTTACGGAAATTTCCAGGCAAGCAGAGACATTTCTCGTTAAGACTACTTTCGAGCAAATTAGGGCAAAAAAAGTCATTATTGCCAATGGAATGTGCCAAAAGTCCTTTATCCCTGAATGGGCTGATAAGCTGAACATTCCTTATATCCACAGTAGTCAATACCGTACGCCGATCTCTGTAAAAGGGAAAAAGGTATTGGTAGTGGGAGGAGGAAACTCTGCCGCTCAGATCATTGGCGACCTTACCAACTATTTTGACATTCACTGGTCAACACTTCGCAAACCAAAAATGCGATCTTTAATTGTTTTTGGTAAAAACATCCTTTGGTGGGGCGATAAATTTAATAGATTGGAAAAGCCTCTTAAAGAAAAAAGAATTAAAAGGCAAGAACCCGTTTACCTGTTTGATGACCTCAAAAAGAAAATCAAAAAAGCTAAAAAACAGCCGGAGGTGATTGGAGCAGGAAGTAATCAGGTTACTTTCTCCAATCAAACAACAGAGCAGTTTGAATTTGTACTTTTTGCCACAGGATTTATTCCTGATTACAGCTTTATAAACATTGAGGGATTTGAAAATGACATGGATGTACTAAGAAAGCAGCATGGCGTTTCGAAAATTCCAGGACTTTACTTTCTGGGCATCCCCTTTCAGCGTAGTAGGAGTTCACATCTTATTTATGGAGGCCAACGGGATGCCGAGTTTATCGTAAGACATGCTAGTAATTCCGATTAA
- a CDS encoding IS110 family RNA-guided transposase — protein sequence MQRKDSQKIFEGQSVYVGIDYHKKSWKVSIYGEQYEHKTMSRAPDAEQLLRYLEKNFPGAAYHAVYEAGFSGFGSCRRLRDLGVNCMVINPADVPTSQKEKLQKTDKADSRKLARSLRSGALSGIHIPDRQLEADRGLVRQRFRIVKDIARNKNRVKSLLFQFGISMAERFTTAQTRYWSRPYTDWLLSLSGADPMVGPLIDNYVRIVNNLRKELLGINRQVRELSRTSRYKDSYNLLVTVPGIGLMSAMAFLTQLGDFTRFKRLDELCNYVGLVPRMYGSGDKMVVGKLINRGRKELKIMLIEASWVAIRQDPALMAKFNELIKTMPKNKAIIRIARKLLNRIRYVIVHRKEYVTGVVS from the coding sequence ATGCAAAGGAAAGATAGTCAAAAGATATTTGAGGGGCAATCTGTTTATGTAGGTATTGACTACCACAAGAAAAGCTGGAAGGTCAGCATCTATGGCGAGCAATACGAACACAAGACGATGAGCCGTGCCCCGGATGCGGAGCAACTGCTGCGGTATCTTGAAAAGAACTTCCCGGGAGCTGCCTATCACGCCGTTTATGAGGCGGGGTTCAGTGGTTTTGGGTCCTGCCGGCGATTACGGGACCTAGGTGTAAACTGCATGGTGATAAATCCGGCAGATGTTCCCACCAGCCAGAAAGAGAAGTTGCAGAAGACCGATAAGGCCGACAGCAGAAAACTGGCGCGGTCCCTGAGAAGCGGCGCGTTGTCGGGCATCCACATACCGGACAGGCAATTGGAAGCTGACCGGGGGTTAGTCCGTCAGAGGTTCCGGATAGTAAAAGATATTGCGAGAAACAAGAACAGGGTCAAGTCGTTGTTGTTTCAATTTGGAATAAGCATGGCTGAACGTTTTACAACAGCACAAACAAGGTATTGGTCCAGGCCCTACACAGATTGGCTGTTAAGCCTCTCCGGTGCAGATCCGATGGTAGGTCCACTCATTGACAACTATGTGCGAATTGTCAATAACCTAAGAAAGGAGCTGTTGGGCATCAACAGGCAAGTCCGTGAGCTTTCCCGGACATCCCGCTATAAGGACAGTTATAATCTTTTGGTAACCGTTCCGGGAATAGGCTTAATGTCGGCGATGGCCTTTCTGACCCAGCTGGGAGATTTTACAAGGTTTAAGCGACTTGATGAACTCTGTAATTATGTGGGATTGGTGCCAAGAATGTATGGGTCTGGCGATAAAATGGTTGTGGGCAAACTGATCAACAGAGGAAGAAAGGAGCTGAAGATCATGCTGATCGAAGCCTCCTGGGTAGCCATAAGGCAGGATCCGGCATTAATGGCCAAGTTCAATGAACTTATCAAAACAATGCCAAAGAACAAGGCCATCATAAGGATTGCCAGGAAACTGCTGAACAGGATCAGGTATGTGATCGTCCACCGGAAAGAATATGTGACCGGAGTAGTATCATAA
- a CDS encoding DUF2851 family protein gives MHFKEDFIHAVWKYQYFDKQGLTTVTDSVLEIKKIGFQNSHEGPDFSEAHIVIDQMDFFGNIEVHIRSSDWNVHGHESDKNYDSVILHVVWVHDTEVRRKDGTTIPTLALKGKIFLDVLRNYRRLINTRKQLLCSDFLDEVKPIIKFSMLERALIERLQQKSHLIHEEVKSTSGDWEEVAYRWLFHCFGFKVNSLPMLKLAREMPYRLVKKHANQPLVQEALLMGQAGFCYQDKPDDYTLFMKKEYEFYRKKYQLKEAIYPAEWKFMRVRPGNYPPVRISQLVAILSKSPNLFSLLTNQVRTISDLEGLFRAKPNAYWEHHNQLSKPSGKPQNRLLTKRTLNHLGINFIVPLWYAFGKFTDDEGWRERCFDFLQEIPAEDNRIIAAFEKEDWSPENAFDTQGMIGIHHSYCYPKKCLDCKIGQNLLRPAK, from the coding sequence ATGCACTTTAAGGAAGATTTTATTCATGCGGTCTGGAAGTACCAGTATTTCGACAAACAAGGGCTGACCACCGTCACTGATTCGGTACTGGAAATCAAGAAAATTGGTTTTCAAAATTCCCACGAAGGCCCAGACTTTTCAGAAGCACACATTGTCATCGACCAAATGGACTTTTTTGGTAATATTGAAGTCCATATCCGGTCTTCCGATTGGAATGTCCACGGACATGAATCAGATAAAAATTATGATTCAGTCATCCTGCACGTCGTTTGGGTGCATGATACAGAAGTGCGTCGAAAGGATGGAACCACCATACCAACTTTGGCACTCAAAGGGAAAATATTCCTGGATGTGCTAAGAAACTATCGACGATTGATCAATACGCGTAAACAGCTGCTTTGTAGCGATTTTTTGGATGAGGTAAAGCCTATCATCAAATTTTCTATGCTCGAACGGGCATTAATAGAGCGACTCCAGCAAAAATCACATTTGATCCATGAAGAAGTTAAGTCAACCTCGGGAGATTGGGAAGAAGTGGCTTACAGATGGCTGTTCCATTGTTTTGGTTTTAAAGTAAACAGTTTACCGATGCTGAAACTGGCCAGGGAAATGCCCTACCGGTTAGTAAAAAAACATGCCAATCAACCCCTTGTGCAGGAAGCACTTCTGATGGGGCAAGCAGGTTTCTGCTACCAAGACAAACCAGATGACTATACCCTTTTCATGAAAAAAGAATATGAGTTTTATCGAAAAAAATACCAGTTAAAGGAAGCCATCTACCCAGCAGAATGGAAGTTTATGAGGGTAAGACCGGGCAATTACCCACCTGTCAGAATCAGCCAGTTGGTCGCAATACTCTCCAAAAGCCCCAATTTATTTTCATTACTGACCAATCAGGTGCGTACCATCTCTGACCTGGAGGGGCTTTTCAGGGCAAAACCCAACGCCTATTGGGAACACCATAACCAATTGAGCAAACCAAGTGGAAAACCTCAAAACAGGCTATTGACCAAACGTACCTTAAATCATTTGGGCATAAACTTCATTGTTCCCCTCTGGTACGCCTTTGGAAAGTTTACGGATGACGAAGGTTGGCGGGAACGGTGTTTTGATTTTCTGCAAGAAATCCCCGCAGAAGATAACCGGATAATTGCAGCCTTTGAAAAGGAAGATTGGTCGCCTGAAAACGCTTTTGATACACAAGGGATGATCGGCATCCACCACTCCTATTGTTACCCTAAAAAATGCCTGGATTGTAAAATTGGACAAAACCTCTTGAGACCGGCAAAATGA
- the trhO gene encoding oxygen-dependent tRNA uridine(34) hydroxylase TrhO, whose product MENSDYSVLLYYCYAEIKDPEAYREEHHLFCVENNIRGRIIISPEGLNGTVSGLKEDCGRYMEYVKSDPRFAKTEFKVDHFDKHAFAKIHVRVKPEIVHSRLRHINPNLRTGKHLEPAEFRALKDQEDVVILDVRSNYEHELGHFKNAVRLDIDNFRDFPDKIKELEHLKNKKVLTYCTGGIKCEKASAYLLEQGFEDVYQLHGGIIKYGMEADGADFEGKCYVFDNRVAVDVNKVNPKVISKCHCCGTPSDRMVNCANPECNIHVPICEECGWKYEGACSDECKEHPEKRPYDGTGYYQKNTNGYNPYKGLHRKPEKEKT is encoded by the coding sequence ATGGAAAATTCAGATTACAGCGTTTTACTTTATTACTGCTATGCTGAGATCAAGGATCCTGAGGCATACAGAGAAGAACACCACTTATTCTGCGTTGAGAACAATATCCGTGGACGAATCATCATCTCACCCGAAGGCCTGAACGGTACTGTCTCAGGCTTGAAGGAAGATTGTGGCCGATACATGGAATATGTAAAATCGGATCCACGATTTGCTAAAACGGAATTCAAAGTAGATCATTTTGACAAGCATGCATTTGCTAAGATTCACGTTAGGGTAAAACCAGAGATCGTCCATTCCCGTCTTCGACATATCAATCCCAACTTACGGACAGGAAAACACCTAGAACCTGCTGAATTTAGGGCTTTGAAAGATCAGGAAGACGTGGTCATATTGGATGTCAGATCAAATTACGAACATGAGCTTGGCCACTTTAAAAATGCGGTGAGACTCGACATCGATAATTTTAGGGATTTCCCAGACAAAATAAAAGAGCTGGAGCACTTAAAAAACAAAAAGGTACTCACCTATTGTACTGGAGGAATCAAGTGTGAAAAGGCATCTGCGTACCTGCTGGAGCAGGGATTTGAAGACGTGTACCAATTGCACGGAGGGATCATTAAATATGGCATGGAGGCAGATGGAGCGGATTTTGAAGGAAAGTGCTATGTTTTTGACAACAGGGTGGCCGTAGATGTCAACAAAGTAAACCCTAAAGTTATTTCCAAGTGCCATTGTTGCGGAACCCCATCTGACCGAATGGTCAATTGTGCCAATCCGGAATGTAACATCCATGTACCAATTTGTGAAGAATGTGGGTGGAAATATGAGGGAGCTTGCTCTGATGAATGTAAGGAGCATCCAGAAAAGCGTCCATATGACGGCACCGGGTATTATCAAAAAAACACCAACGGCTACAATCCTTATAAAGGATTACACAGGAAACCAGAAAAGGAAAAAACATAA
- a CDS encoding ABC-F family ATP-binding cassette domain-containing protein, with protein MNYLSVENLSKSFGDKSLFHHISFGIDQGQKIALVGINGAGKSTLMKIIMGLEIPDEGNLAINQSIKVAYVHQNPVFEANLSIYQTLFSDSSSEPLKVIDQYQKAMLAAQSGKDNADELNSIMEKMDRLQAWDYEYQIKEVLGKLGLHDTDLPVGNLSGGQRKRVALAKAILEKPDLLLLDEPTNHLDLKTIEWLEDYLSKANLSLFMVTHDRYFLEKVTNEILELDAGKIFKYTGNYSYFLDKKAERREIEATEQEKAKSLYKKELEWMRRQPKARGTKAKYRIDAFETTKEKAFQRKEEREVALQVSAKRLGGKIVELEKLFKSYGDKKIVNDFSYTFKKGDKIGIVGPNGAGKTTFLNMLTGALEPDSGAIVIGQTTAFGYYRQEEHSFDENKRLIDLVKEVAEVVTLSNGSTITASQFLNQFGFPPKQQHTPISKLSGGEKRRLQLLMVLIKTPNFLILDEPTNDLDIVTLNTLEEFLENFPGCMIIVSHDRYFMDRLVDHIFVFQGDGRIKDFPGNYSDLREWEKEEEAKIVAEKVPAKEQGKIQEKASAPEKKSSKASFKQKQEFKEVQQNINRLEEEKEGLLHKINLGTEDHELLLEWSTAIQGIDEQLEELEFRWLELSELNDIMD; from the coding sequence ATGAATTACCTATCTGTAGAGAATCTCTCCAAGAGTTTTGGAGATAAGTCGCTTTTCCATCACATTTCGTTTGGTATAGATCAAGGGCAAAAGATAGCCTTGGTAGGCATCAATGGGGCTGGTAAATCCACCTTGATGAAGATAATTATGGGCTTAGAAATCCCTGATGAGGGAAATTTGGCCATAAACCAGAGCATTAAAGTGGCTTATGTACATCAAAATCCCGTATTTGAAGCCAACCTTTCTATTTACCAAACCTTGTTTTCTGATTCATCCAGTGAGCCATTGAAGGTCATAGACCAATATCAGAAAGCAATGCTGGCAGCCCAGTCGGGCAAAGACAATGCTGACGAGCTCAATAGTATTATGGAAAAGATGGACAGGCTTCAAGCCTGGGACTATGAATATCAAATAAAAGAAGTATTGGGTAAACTGGGGCTTCATGATACTGATCTTCCTGTAGGGAATCTTTCTGGCGGACAACGAAAGCGTGTAGCCCTTGCCAAGGCCATCCTGGAAAAACCGGATTTACTGTTATTGGATGAGCCCACCAACCATTTGGATCTAAAAACGATTGAATGGCTTGAAGATTACCTTTCTAAAGCTAACTTGTCTCTATTTATGGTGACGCACGACCGTTATTTTTTAGAAAAGGTTACCAATGAAATTTTGGAGCTGGATGCCGGGAAAATCTTTAAATACACGGGGAACTATAGCTATTTTTTGGACAAGAAGGCGGAAAGAAGGGAAATCGAAGCGACCGAACAAGAGAAAGCCAAGAGTCTTTATAAAAAGGAACTTGAATGGATGAGAAGACAGCCTAAAGCAAGAGGTACAAAAGCGAAATACAGAATAGATGCTTTTGAAACCACCAAGGAAAAGGCTTTTCAACGAAAAGAAGAACGTGAGGTGGCACTTCAGGTATCCGCAAAAAGGCTTGGCGGGAAGATTGTTGAACTCGAAAAGCTTTTTAAAAGCTATGGAGATAAAAAAATAGTGAACGATTTTTCTTATACCTTTAAAAAAGGTGATAAGATAGGGATAGTGGGCCCTAATGGAGCCGGAAAAACTACTTTCCTGAATATGCTTACAGGGGCGTTAGAGCCAGATAGTGGGGCTATTGTTATTGGCCAAACAACTGCTTTCGGGTATTATAGGCAGGAGGAGCATTCATTTGATGAAAACAAACGGCTGATTGATTTGGTAAAAGAAGTGGCAGAAGTCGTCACATTGTCCAATGGTAGCACCATTACGGCTTCCCAGTTTCTTAATCAATTTGGCTTTCCTCCTAAGCAACAACATACTCCAATATCCAAACTTTCTGGAGGCGAAAAGAGAAGGTTACAGCTATTGATGGTCTTGATTAAAACGCCCAATTTTTTGATTCTTGATGAGCCAACCAATGATTTGGATATTGTCACTCTAAATACTTTGGAAGAATTTTTGGAAAACTTTCCGGGTTGCATGATTATTGTTTCACATGATCGGTATTTTATGGACCGTTTGGTGGATCATATCTTTGTGTTTCAGGGTGATGGCAGAATTAAGGATTTTCCTGGTAATTATAGTGATCTAAGAGAGTGGGAAAAGGAAGAGGAAGCAAAGATTGTAGCAGAGAAAGTTCCTGCTAAGGAGCAGGGAAAAATTCAGGAAAAGGCTTCTGCGCCAGAGAAAAAGAGCAGTAAGGCCTCTTTCAAGCAAAAGCAGGAGTTCAAAGAAGTACAGCAAAATATCAATCGCCTTGAGGAAGAGAAAGAAGGCCTTCTTCATAAAATCAATTTAGGTACAGAGGACCATGAATTGCTTTTGGAATGGTCTACCGCCATACAGGGGATTGATGAGCAACTAGAAGAACTTGAATTCAGGTGGCTCGAGCTGAGCGAGCTGAATGATATTATGGATTAG